A stretch of DNA from Lepus europaeus isolate LE1 chromosome 11, mLepTim1.pri, whole genome shotgun sequence:
GAGGGAATGGCCTGAGTGTGTGTTCAGCCTCCCGTGTTCTTATCAGGGTCTTGTTTTCCATCCTGTCCTGACGTGCACTTGGTTTTTTagatgtaaattctttttttccaggGTGGTGGGGCCATAATTGGTGCTGTCAGTGTTGCCTACCTAAGACAGTTCAAGAAGGGCAGCTGAAAACCCAAATCATTTCTTTCAGTCCCCGTGTCCTACTGTGGTGTGGGCAGTGGTTAGGGTGGGTCTGGATTTGGTGACAGGGCTCTGAACCCACCGAGACTACGGCTCCATGTCCGGCCGTGATCTGCCCATCTGTGTAAGGTGCTTCTGCCCTGGAGAAGAGATGAGACTGCAGGACCTCTGGATTTTTGTGTAGCCTTAAGTCAGTGATTCTAGATCAAGACATGGTCCTTGGGAGGCAGGGTGGTCAGTGGtgtttcctctctgtgtgtgataATTATGaccacttttttttccttaaaaaaatgatatttgtttatttgaaaggcagagtgtccaggagggagggagagggggagggcagggtagggaaggaaagggaaatctttttcatcttctagttcacttcccacatggctgcaacagccagagttaggacacactgaagccaggagcctggaattctgcccaggactcccacatgggggctaggaacccaagtacttaagccatcatctgctgccttcccaggtgcattagcagggagctggattggaagcagctgggacttgcatcaGCTCGCAGATATGGGATCCTggggtcacaagtggcagcttagcctgctgctccATGACACTGTTCTGTGACTACCTGTTAATGTTTAGCTTCTCTTGGGTGACCAGGACATTTAAAAGAAGTTGTTTGGGGCCATGGGGCTATCTGGAATGTTTTCTCACAGGTCAATCTGTGAGGtcaatgtattttaaagatgtatttatttatttgaaagcagagttacagagtgagagaaagagaaagcgagcttccatctgctggttcactcccaaatggccacaacagccagggctgggccaggctgaagccagaagtcagaagcttcatctgggtggtcccacatgggtacaggggcccaaggacttgggctgtcctctgctgctttcccaggcacaccagcagggagctggattggaagtggggcagctgggactccaccggcatccatatgggatgctggcactgcaggctgtggcgtaatccactgcaccacggcactggcctcgtGACTTGACTTCTGTGATGGGAACTGCATCAGAGGAAGATTTTAGTGTTGGCCTCAGTGTGTGTGAGGGCCAGTTTCCATTCTCTGCTTTCTGGCTCAGGAGAAATAGGCATTACTGGCTCTTTCCGAGGCCTCTCCGCCCCCTCTCACTGCCTGAGCCGCTCTTGTGTCTCCTCTCTGAGGCCAGCAACCAGAGTTTAGGGGAGGTGTCCAGATTGATTCCGTGACATGCTTGTTCCTCTCCCAGCTTGCCGGTAGTAGAGACAGCCCCCGTGGTTGGCAGGTactgtgcagtgccggcatgggGATGGCCGCTACCCCGCTGTGGCTCTGACATGTgagctgtggcccaagaaggtaGTTTTGGTTCTGCTGAGGGAAAAATTCTAGCTCATCAAGCGTGATTTCTGATCTGATGGACTCTCAGCCAATGATCAATTCGTTTACAGTCACTTGCATCTTTTGCTCCGTTGTTTTCAGAAGGTCACACTTCATCATCACCTGATCAcgtcttccttctttctttaaacATACGTAGAATTCGGCGTTCTACCTGGACAGCGAGTCACTGGTTCGAGCCCTTCAGGAACTGCCCCTCTCTCTCCGACTCAATGTTGCTGCCGAGCTGGTCCAGGTAAGAGCCCTGAAGGTGTCACCACGCTGGGGTGGATTCGGGCTGGGGAAGAGAAGGACAACCCCCTCTGCAGGACCCTCAAACTCCGCTGCCCCTTTCACCAAGCTGAGGGCTTTCTGCAAAGCTTCAGAAAGAATggagtaattttttaaagggtgcttttgttttcatatttaaaagaGTTCAGAGATCAAATGTCATGAGGTTGGGTGAAATGTTAGCTCTAAGGTCTGTTATTTTACCCTGAGTATTTACCTGCCAGGCTATAAGGCACGAGGGACGTGGCTGTGAGCAGACAGACATGGTTTCTGTCCTGCTAGAGCTCAGATGATTGGGAAACATGGGTTTCTGAGGCAGCCAAACAGATAACCACACAAATATAGACCAACTACAGTCATACGAGCCCCAGGGTGTTGGAGAATGTGAGGTTGACCTCCTGTGGTGGGCCAGGAATGCTGTCCTGAAGATGTGACCAATAAGCTGAAGTCCAAAGAGTAAGGACCCAGGAGCTGGAATTTAAAGGACAGTGGCCCAGCCAGATCTGCGTGAACACAAACGACGATAAAATAAGGATGCAATAAGGGTGAACTCTGTGGCTGCAGAACGTGGGGTGGACCAGGATGCAGCGTGGGGCTGTGTGTGCGTGTAGGTGCCAGGGCCCAGCAGaagagcaccctgggaggtgggtgGTTCTGCAGCTGGGATAGGGGGGTGGGTGAATGGGCATGGAGGCAACAAAGAAGTGGGCTTATTTTTGGAGAGGCATTTCAGAAGTAGCACTGGCAGCACTTGGTATACGTTGGAGAGGAAGCAGTCCAGAAAGAATCAGAGACCTCTGAGCTTGGGCAGTTCAGTGACAGGCAGTGATGGGGGCAGGGTTTGGACACCGAGCTTGGGAGGTCCACGTGGAAATACTAGTTAATCTCATGTAGAAGTTGATAGTTCAGGATTACGGAATACAAATACAAACTGGGGAGAGGCCAGGGTGAGGTGGCAGTTGGTGACCTgactgaaagagaaggagagccacGGCTTGTACCACGAGGAACTTCAGCATTTAATTGTGGTTCAGTTGAATTTAGGAAAAAAGGAGAAACTCTGGgtaatattgatttttaaatagcaACTAAAATTAACAGCTCCCCCTGAGGCTGAATGTGATgctgagcttcagcctggcagtggATTTGTTGCTGTTATTTCCATTGCACTTTCTAGCCCAGAACTTGGGGCAGAAGTGGTTCAGGGCTGGAGGATGCCGGGGCCAGAGCAGAGGACCAGAAAGGAGGGCGTTTGCATCTCATTGGGGAGGGCGCCCTCGGGTGGGGGTGCTTTCGGGACGTTTTGGAGTGTTTGGATGAGTTTGGAGAGTTTGGAGTGTTTGGAGAGTGCTGCTAGGCTGTCCTGCTGGGCATCCGGGGTGTTCAGAGCTCCGGAGCTGCTTTGATCCCACAAGTGAGGGATGTCTGACACAGCAGCAAGCACAGAGATCCAGGCTCCAGGAGCATTTCAAAGTGAGGAATGCATGTCCGTGGTGTATGCATCAGAGTAAACATGTAAAATAATTGGAGTAACTTTGAAAACCTggctaaattattaaaaaaaaaaaaaaacaaactctccctcctcctcctttccaccCCAAGCTATTCTCAACCTTGTCTACATGTTAGGACATTGGGGAGTTAAAAGTATGCAAAAACAATGTCAGACACTGCCACGTCCTGCCAGCTAAATGATTCTAGGAAAAAGAACAGAGGATTACATCCCAGGTTTGCTTGTGTTTGTATAAAGCCAGACGGTCTTACATATTTATAAACACCCTGAGGAGCTGCTATTCACCAGATAGGTTGAGGATGCTTAAAGGTCAGTGCCCCCCATTCTGAACCTGCCCACTGTGAGGCCGTGCTGGTCTCCCACGGCTTTCCCTGTAGAGTCGAGATTCTCTGCCTGCCACTGTAACTTCACAGCTCTGTCACCTGGGGAATTTGAGAGCAATCTCTCAtgtgctggatcactccccagatgcttataATGGTGAGGGCAGGGCGTGGCCTgagccaggtctctcacgtggccgtcacctgcctgctggcccccactgtctgcactagcaggaagctggagccaggtattagGCACTCTGTCATGGGATGCAGGCTAAATGCTGGCCCCTTACTTGGGGAGTTTTaaccatacatacatacatgcatacacttatttatgttattttaaaaatttacttatttgaaaggcagagttatagagagcgggggagagacagaaagaggtcttccattcactggttcactccccagatgtctgagGAAATGGGCTTGTCaggagcttgtttttttttttttttttaagatttatttatttatttatttgaaagtcatagttacacagagagggagaggcagagatagagaagtcttccatccgttggtttactccccaactggccacaatggccagagctgcaccgatctgaagccaggagcttcagtgaGGTGTCCCTCATGGACCCAGGTCCGGGGGTGGCGGGGTGTGACCCGTCTGAACTGATTGTCCTGCCCCACACAGCTTGATGGTATCTTTGGCTCCTATGTTTTATTTATACCTAAGCAAGTATAAGACTTGCATGGTCCACTCACTCACTCTACTTCTCTTTCAGAGCACTGTTCCTTTAGAGCTTCCTCAAGTGAAACCAAGGAGACCAGATGACAGCAAGGGCACAGGGATGCAGTTAAAGGGGCCCCTCTCTGAGCTGAGATCTgccgcctgccccaggcccctcgGTCCTTCCAGTGGTCCTCAGAAACCGGCTTCCTCCCCTGAGTCTGCGGCAGACCATTTGGAAGAGGAACTAGATCTGTTGCTTAATTTAGATGCACCTGTGAAAGAGGAAGATAACTTACTAGGCAAGACATCTCAGGACCTGAAAGCTGAGGAAGatggggagatggcccaagaggaAAAAGGTACGGCgtggcctccctcctcctctttgaTCCTGGTGCTGGTGGGAGAGCAGCCCATCCTGCCGCACACCCACCTGCCTTGGTGTCTGACACTGACCCAGCATTGTCCacagacatctctttctctgctttcatctccactgccccccaccccccgacctTTCTGACTACTTCCCCCAGCTCAATACACCAAGCTCCCAAGGTTGCTACCTGCCTGATTGCAGTGGCAAAGCCTGGGGCTACAAATTGAACTTGTGCTGTAAAAAGGCATTAAGATACCTGAAGCCCTCGGTTCTTCAGCAGCAGGCCTTTTAATCGATCATCTGAATAGGCCTAGAAACCAGCTCTCGATAACTTTCTTGTTATTTTGATCTTATTTACTGACAAAGAAAAATGCTTTCTCATTTGTGCATATTGTGTGAGACGGTGGCCCATCTGCTACGGGGAGGCCTAGGGTGACTACCCCATCCATAGACTGCATTTGAAACCCTTTACTGGTTTTTCCAGGATTGCTAGACTAGTAACAGGAACACTGAGCTACTGGTTTTTGACAGCAACAACATAAAGCAGCTACTGTTCACCTGTGAACGTCAATTTCAGAACAAGTAGAAGAGCAGATCTCTAATTTGTTTAGATATTATTGCATCCTCTTCGGGAGTAACAATAAGAATGTTTCCTCCTTGTAAGGAGAGTAATAAGGGCTGAGTTATATCTTGAAACAAATGCTTCCCTTGCTTCTGGGACTAAGGTGACATTGCTAACATTGCTTGTATTTCCCCAGTTCCTGCAAAGCCATCTGGGGctgaagaaaagaaagtggaaCCTGAGCAAGCAAGTACATCCAAAACTGTCACCGAAGAAGAGCTGGAGGACTGGTTGGACAGCATGATTTCCTAAACCcacacaagcaaacaaaaagtgCCTGAAGAAAATGGTGGTTGCCTTCTCCGTGAGGGCAGGCATAAGGCTAGTGTCCAGGAACCGCGGGTTTACAAGCATGCCCCAGGCCAGGGGGTTCCATTATGCTTACAGCAGTCAGTGCCTACCTCTGATTGACAACACCCGAACATGTACGAGGCATTTGTCTTCTGGCTTAATGCTGTAATAAGCTTCCTTAAGGACAGGGGATGGTACTGCCCTTGTCCCcagccttcttcctcttcctgtttaCATTGAAGCAGGTGCTGCTGATTAAGGGAATAGATGCAGGCAACATTGGCCAAAATAAACAAACCCTggtctgtgatttttttccctcctcctgTTTCTTTTGTGAGGCCTTAGGTTCTTTGTCATATTTCTTTCCCCAGTAGTCACAGTGTAGCTGTGGATCCAACAGCAGTGGCGCATTGCAAGAAGCCAAACGTGGAGTGGTATGTATTACTTTATTGCAGTGGGCACTTTGATTTGCAGAGATTCACCTAAACATTGCAGCTCCACTACTTACATGGGACCCTAAAGCATTACTCAATTTTGGCATAAGATTGAGAGTTTTCTGAATTTTCAGTACAGTACTTTTCTTCTAATAACAGCAGTTGACAAGCTgttactgaaaaagaaatcatatgaAGAACTTTCAAGTGCAATTTCAtaaagacagaagatcaacacaACTAATTAATGGAACTGTCTTTCTGGAacacaaacataaaaaataaacttgcatAGCTATATCTAAAGAGGTTTTAAGGCACTTAACCGATATTTCAGTGTCGATAAAGTGttgttgttttctatttcttttactgCTTAAAGCTTTTCAAGCTGATTCTCAATACAGTCACTAGCAGGTACCATGGAAAAAATTAGACTGCAGTTAAAATGAGTTTTTGAAATTCAGACAATGAGTCACAGGTGGGAGACAGTCATATGACATTCAGGCATTTCAAATTTCAGGTATTACGCACTCAAGACTTCATACTTCTCTAGCTGTTTCCTAAATGCTACCCTACCAGCAAACGAGTTACATTAGAACTGCAAAACTTGAAGGCACTCAAGTAGAACTGCCTCCGTTCTTTGCCATGCTGTTAACATTTTGATGGGTTATTACGTATGGTGTATGTCCATGGGGTACAGAAAGCCAAGTCAGTTTCCAAAGAGCACAGATACAGGGGGCATTCAGAACATGTACCATTTCAAAACTATGCCGCAGAACTGTTAGGACAAGGATTTTTATTTCACTGGAAGTTGACAGTCCAGTATCGTGCTGTAGCTTTCACTCAGCTTTATCCAAGCTGATCTTCATACTGTTTCCGAAAGCAATCGCCTGCTGGGAAGAAATCCCAACACCTTTCCTGGTACATCTTCCAGACATAGGATTCCTGAAACAGTGTGAACAGAGGGGATACTTCCTTTTAAACCACAGTAGCTAAAACGCAGAGCAAACACAAAATAAGTGGCTCCCTTTAGGAAGAATGATGTGAACTTATGTGAGGGCACTTCAAAGCATTCATGCAAAGATGCaattaaaacatgtttgtttTGATGTAAAACAACTTTGACATCACAGTTTCCATGGACATTTTGGAGAATCTTCATGATGGCAAAtggcatgttttctttttcctgctcTAGGACAGCGGACGGGAGAATAATACTTAAGGTTTAGAGTAGGTGATGCTTGTCATTGGTGGGagatggaaggaggaaggaatggATGCTCCTTGGGCTGAAGCCACAGCTGGAAACGCGAGTATCTGGTGGCCAGCTTTTACCTTGCTCTTTCTCTGCACTTAGTCGCAGAGTCTCCTGCCCCACCTGCCGCACCTCCACATTCCCTTTGTCACCCCCCACTTGGCTGTCCTGCACACCGTTTCACTCTGCTGCTCTGGCTCTGGCCACCCCCACTCCATTTCTCATTGTCTTGTCCTCGAGCCCGTTTCCCTGCCCCTCCAAGCATTACCAGGAGGACTTCTGGGAGACGCTGAGGCTGCCGTGGAATTCTGGCTTCTTAAGTCACAAAAAG
This window harbors:
- the AVEN gene encoding cell death regulator Aven; the protein is MQAERGQRGGRGGRGRRPGGDRDRERPGSAAAGARGDGGGRRGRGRGSRGSRGGRGGAPRGGRREPAGRGAGPSAPVEDDSDTETCGGESDKQGSYSRRKIVSNWDRYRDSEKEVNDEGGESQRGTDFSVLLSSAGDSFSQFRFAEEKEWDSEASCPKQNSAFYLDSESLVRALQELPLSLRLNVAAELVQSTVPLELPQVKPRRPDDSKGTGMQLKGPLSELRSAACPRPLGPSSGPQKPASSPESAADHLEEELDLLLNLDAPVKEEDNLLGKTSQDLKAEEDGEMAQEEKVPAKPSGAEEKKVEPEQASTSKTVTEEELEDWLDSMIS